The DNA segment TAGATGTTATCAACGTCTGCACAGGAGAATACAGCGTCACGGTCTACGTTACAGAAAAGTGCGATTTTGTGTTTAAGGTGATCATCAATTGGTTTTTCACAACGGCAGATGATCATATCTGGCTGAATACCGATAGAACGGAGTTCTTTTACGCTGTGCTGGGTTGGCTTGGTTTTGTGCTCGCCAGCAGCTTTGAGGTAAGGAACCAGAGTCAGGTGGATGTACATGCACTGCTCGCGACCAAGGTCGGTGCGGAGCTGACGAATTGCTTCAAGGAATGGAAGACCTTCAATGTCGCCAACGGTACCACCGATTTCGATGATTGCTACATCAAGGTCATCGCTTGCGAGGCTAAGGACACATTTTTTGATTTCGTCAGTGATGTGCGGGATAACCTGTACAGTACCACCAAGGTAATCGCCACGACGTTCTTTAGTGATTACTTTATGGTAGATGGAACCGGAGGTGTAGTTGTTTTTCTGAGAAAGAGGAACGTTGAGGTAACGCTCGTAATGACCGAGGTCGAGGTCAGTTTCAGCACCGTCATCCGTTACATACACCTCACCATGCTGAAACGGGTTCATGGTACCCGGGTCAACGTTGATATAAGGGTCGAGTTTCTGAATGGTTACATTTAAACCTCTAGCTTTAAGGAGAACACCAATTGATGCAGCTGAAAGGCCCTTCCCTAAAGAAGATAAAACCCCACCAGTAACGAAGATAAACTTAGTTTTCATTCTTTCTCGCCTACGACGTAGTTATTAAAAATTGATTAATGACCAAAGTCACATATATTTGTTTCGAACGTATCTCGTCCGTATACACTTTTTTTGAAGTTACGTCAGCCGTTGACTGTTATCTCTGACGCAACTATAACTATTGTCCCGAATTATTAAAACGGTGACTTTTTTTTTGCTTTCAAAAACCGTGAGTCACTACCCGAACTGCTCGGGTAAGTAAAGCGACTTTTTGTAAAGCCCCGTGTTAATCTTTTTTTAGGAGAAACTTGAGCAATGACCCAGGTTAATACTCTGGTAATTACCGGCTATGGGACAAACTGCGAGGTTGAATGCGCGCATGCTGCAAAAATTTCTGGAGCAGATCGTGTTGAAATTAAGCATTTTTCAGACCTCATTTCCGGTGACACCAGTTTAACAGATTTCAATTTTTTGATTCTGCCGGGTGGTTTTCTTGATGGTGACGATCTGGGTGCTGCTCAAGCTGCCGCGAACCGTTGGCGGCATGCTAAGACTGAGCAGGGCGAACCCCTTCTTGATCAACTTAAAACCTTTTTTACCAATGGCGGCATTATCTTTGGTATTTGCAACGGCTTCCAGCTGCTTGTAAAACTTGGATTACTGCCTGCAATTGACGAATTGTACTTTGAGCGTCAGGTTTCCTTATCACATAACGATTCTGCCCGATATGAAGACAGATGGGTGCATCTTAAAGCTAATGCAAACAGCCCGTGCGTGTTCACAAAAGGTGTTGATACGTTGTACATTCCTGTGCGTCATGGTGAAGGAAAAATTATTGCAAAAGATGAAGCAACTCTTACTGCTCTGCAAGAGAACAACTTGATCGCCCTGCAATACATTGATCCTGAATCCGGTGAGGTTACACAGGAATACCCAATGAACCCTAACGGTTCTCCTTTGGGTATCGCTGGCTTAACTGATCCTTCCGGTCGCATCCTTGGAATGATGCCGCATCCGGAAGCATACAACCACCCTACCAACCATCCGGGCTGGACTGCTGGTAAAACAGCAGAACTCGGCACCATTTTGATCAAAAACGGCATAGACTACTTAAAGAGTCTGTAGCAGCTTTGTGATATAATATAAGTTGGCTCCGGCTCTGGTCGGAGCCACTATTATTTTAGGAGTGGATATGATTCCATGCTTTATTTGCAAGAAAGATTCAATTGGAGGCTTTACCTATGGTCTACCAACCACTCCTTTATCCCAGCATGTGGGGCTGTGTCCGGAGCATAATACTCTGGAGAATAAAAAAGCTGCAATCTTACATTGGATAGAGACAACTCAGGCTAGCGTTACCGCATTCAACGAAGCTAATTTTGCCCGACATGCTGAGCCTGTTGAATATGAGCTTTCAGTCTCCTATCTTGCAGGTGGCTCTGCATCATTCCGGTGTATTAAGTGGAATGTGCCGGATAAAGCCACATTACAAGTTATGGGAATTGACGGGCAATACACGTTTATTCCTCTTGTCCATATTGAACTTTTTGAGGTCATTCCTGTTAATGATCCGAATAGATTCACTCCAAAAGCCTCTGTGACCGAACGATACTCTATCGTTGGAGGCGTACCTACCCTACAACGATAGCTCTGATTTCTCTTATAGCATAAATAGTAGTTAGTTACAAAGGTATGTTCAATGAACTCGTCAAGTTTACCTAAGATTTTAATAACAAATGATGACGGAGTGCATTCTCCGGGTATTTTGGCTGCAATT comes from the Halodesulfovibrio marinisediminis DSM 17456 genome and includes:
- a CDS encoding phosphoribosylformylglycinamidine synthase subunit PurQ, translating into MTQVNTLVITGYGTNCEVECAHAAKISGADRVEIKHFSDLISGDTSLTDFNFLILPGGFLDGDDLGAAQAAANRWRHAKTEQGEPLLDQLKTFFTNGGIIFGICNGFQLLVKLGLLPAIDELYFERQVSLSHNDSARYEDRWVHLKANANSPCVFTKGVDTLYIPVRHGEGKIIAKDEATLTALQENNLIALQYIDPESGEVTQEYPMNPNGSPLGIAGLTDPSGRILGMMPHPEAYNHPTNHPGWTAGKTAELGTILIKNGIDYLKSL